A window from Scleropages formosus chromosome 17, fSclFor1.1, whole genome shotgun sequence encodes these proteins:
- the LOC108938953 gene encoding piggyBac transposable element-derived protein 4-like, which yields MAARKRRELFTIVETDPEREPLSDSVESAALNLRADVKWFEIPFRKRDSDEEEELAATGPRHALGDGADARDYFRLLFPDSLFEHMVEQTNNYALYRQRRSGRIDSHWHPTNVREMQAYIGLNILMGINQLPDYGMYWATDIFIGNAGFKKTMTARRFEKLNQNIHLCDREMEPARGRPDYDGLYKIRPLLNVVQSTMWEAYAPNRCLTIDAGAVAVKGRFSTAQYMPSKPIKKGLKVWMLCDSKSGYCHRAAIHVSRPGEDAEALGYRVVTSLAKGLEGKYHHLFMDSFFTSVSLLQRLLRDGLYACGTTQQSRHGFPDMLKLRNVGKLAPGEFFQCQHGNIVATVMRDTKVISCLSSNCTPGIVGICQSRQCDGPSFGMPRPLPLLLYQENMRGVDLCDQLRECYQVGRPCKKWWRYFLWFYINLCIVDAYIIMRESRGGAPPPGFSGKQFTQRHFRIRLAQQLIGDYQGARGMERAARKRHADSPVEYGHRLERMSERSRRCRNCTNKGLRHESVFGCKICNVHLCRGGCFSEFHK from the exons ATGGCGGCAAGGAAAAGGCGAGAGCTGTTCACGATCGTAGAGACGGACCCGGAGAGGGAGCCGCTGTCCGACAGCGTGGAGTCCGCTGCGCTCAATCTGCGCGCCGACGTCAAGTGGTTCGAGATCCCCTTCCGAAAGCGCGACTCGGACGAGGAGGAAGAGCT CGCCGCGACGGGGCCGCGGCACGCGCTGGGCGACGGCGCCGACGCGCGCGACTATTTCCGGTTGCTCTTCCCCGACTCCCTCTTCGAGCACATGgtggaacaaacaaacaactaCGCCCTCTACAGGCAGAGGAGGAGCGGGAGAATCGACTCCCACTGGCACCCCACGAACGTGCGGGAGATGCAGGCGTACATCGGCCTCAACATCCTCATGGGGATTAATCAGCTTCCGGATTACGGCATGTACTGGGCGACGGACATCTTCATCGGCAACGCGGGCTTCAAAAAGACCATGACGGCCAGGCGCTTCGAGAAGCTCAACCAGAACATCCACCTGTGCGACCGCGAGATGGAGCCGGCGCGCGGGCGCCCCGACTACGACGGCCTCTACAAGATCCGGCCCCTGCTCAACGTGGTGCAGAGCACCATGTGGGAGGCGTACGCCCCCAACAGGTGCCTGACGATCGACGCGGGTGCGGTGGCGGTGAAGGGCCGCTTCTCCACGGCTCAGTACATGCCCTCGAAGCCCATCAAAAAGGGCCTGAAGGTGTGGATGCTGTGCGACTCCAAGTCGGGCTACTGCCACCGCGCCGCGATCCACGTCTCGCGGCCGGGCGAAGACGCGGAGGCCCTCGGCTACAGGGTCGTCACATCCCTGGCGAAGGGGCTCGAGGGCAAGTACCACCACCTTTTCATGGACAGCTTCTTCACCTCGGTGTCCCTGCTGCAGCGCCTGCTGCGGGACGGGCTCTACGCCTGCGGCACCACCCAGCAGAGCCGGCACGGCTTCCCCGACATGCTGAAGCTGCGCAACGTGGGCAAGCTGGCGCCGGGCGAGTTCTTCCAGTGCCAGCATGGCAACATTGTGGCGACCGTCATGCGCGACACCAAGGTCATCAGCTGCCTGTCGTCGAACTGTACCCCGGGCATCGTGGGCATCTGTCAGAGCAGGCAGTGCGACGGGCCCTCTTTCGGGATGCCCCGGCCGCTCCCGCTCCTTCTGTACCAGGAGAACATGCGGGGCGTGGACCTGTGCGACCAGCTCCGCGAGTGCTACCAGGTGGGGCGGCCCTGCAAGAAGTGGTGGCGCTACTTCCTGTGGTTCTACATCAACCTGTGCATTGTCGACGCCTACATCATCATGCGGGAGAGCCGCGGCGGGGCGCCGCCCCCCGGCTTCAGCGGCAAGCAGTTCACGCAGCGCCATTTCCGCATCCGCCTGGCGCAGCAGCTCATCGGGGACTACCAGGGCGCACGGGGCATGGAGCGGGCCGCCCGCAAGCGCCACGCGGACTCGCCCGTGGAGTACGGCCACCGGCTCGAGCGCATGTCGGAGCGCTCGCGCAGGTGCAGGAACTGCACCAACAAGGGACTGCGGCACGAGAGCGTCTTTGGCTGCAAGATCTGCAACGTGCACCTGTGCAGAGGCGGCTGCTTCTCCGAGTTCCACAAATAG